A DNA window from Sphingomonas profundi contains the following coding sequences:
- a CDS encoding 2Fe-2S iron-sulfur cluster-binding protein gives MVMVHFMSADGVARSVDAQAGTSLMEAAIWNGVDGIEALCGGACACGTCHVHVADAWRDRLDPPLALERELLALAPDPRPGSRLACQIRLDDALDGLSVATPAEQISA, from the coding sequence ATGGTGATGGTCCACTTCATGTCGGCGGACGGCGTGGCGCGCAGCGTGGATGCGCAGGCCGGCACCAGCCTGATGGAAGCGGCGATCTGGAACGGCGTCGACGGGATCGAGGCCTTGTGCGGCGGCGCCTGCGCGTGCGGCACCTGCCACGTCCACGTCGCCGACGCCTGGCGCGACCGGCTCGATCCGCCGCTGGCGCTGGAGCGCGAACTGCTCGCCCTCGCGCCCGATCCGCGCCCCGGCTCGCGCCTGGCCTGCCAGATCAGGCTGGACGACGCGCTGGACGGGCTCAGCGTGGCGACGCCCGCCGAACAGATTTCCGCCTGA
- a CDS encoding MFS transporter, translated as MIAPTRATGGYRWYVLGLMTLVYAFNFIDRQIVTILAPFLKADLGLTDAQVGLLYGTAFALFYALFGLPLARLADGWHRVRTLALGLGFWSAMTLVSGTTGSFAQLALARMGVGIGEASATPSAFSLLQDYFPKAQRATALAIYSSGIYLGIGASLMIGGGIVAGWDAAFAGARAPMGLAGWQAAYLLIGAPGILLAILVATTVREPVRGAIDGHGQAGDPHPFRAAFTEMAAITPLFASLSLRRLGARGRGVMLNALLLAACLGGAVLLVALTDAALTPAKRAVVMTVGGAAVTTNMVQWGAIAIGVYATGSWVQSIRLRDPVTARLVIGTPSFMALAIGGGLLSFGSYGLSAFIFLYGKTYLGLAAGDGFTLGAIAAVAGGAGTALGGVIADAWRRRHPAGRLHVAMAAATLSGLFSLWQYTTPDIASFYVACFCATLSLTMWIGPVMASCQDQVLPRMRGTATALQFLATNLIGLGLGPYMIGLVSDATGDLRFAMLAALATIPLVVGLFWFAARRLPDAEASLSARAAAAAGEPVNRPRS; from the coding sequence ATGATCGCGCCGACGCGCGCCACAGGCGGCTATCGCTGGTACGTGCTCGGGCTGATGACGCTCGTCTATGCGTTCAACTTCATCGATCGCCAGATCGTCACCATCCTCGCGCCGTTCCTGAAGGCCGATCTGGGGCTGACGGACGCGCAGGTGGGGCTGCTGTACGGCACCGCGTTCGCCCTGTTCTACGCGCTGTTCGGGCTGCCGCTGGCGCGGCTGGCGGATGGCTGGCATCGGGTGCGCACGCTCGCTTTGGGCCTCGGCTTCTGGTCGGCGATGACGCTCGTCTCCGGCACCACCGGCAGCTTCGCTCAGCTTGCGCTCGCCCGGATGGGCGTGGGCATCGGCGAGGCGAGCGCCACGCCGTCCGCCTTCTCGCTGCTGCAGGATTATTTCCCGAAGGCGCAGCGGGCGACGGCGCTCGCCATCTACTCCAGCGGCATCTATCTGGGGATCGGGGCATCCCTGATGATCGGCGGCGGCATCGTCGCCGGCTGGGACGCGGCCTTCGCCGGCGCGCGCGCGCCCATGGGGCTGGCGGGGTGGCAGGCGGCCTATCTGCTGATCGGCGCGCCCGGCATCCTGCTCGCCATCCTCGTCGCAACGACCGTGCGGGAGCCGGTGCGCGGCGCGATCGACGGGCATGGACAGGCCGGCGACCCCCACCCCTTCCGCGCCGCCTTTACCGAGATGGCGGCCATCACGCCGCTGTTCGCCTCCCTCTCGCTGCGCCGGCTGGGCGCGCGCGGGCGCGGCGTGATGCTGAACGCGCTGCTGCTCGCCGCCTGCCTGGGCGGCGCGGTGCTGCTGGTGGCGCTGACGGACGCGGCGCTGACGCCGGCCAAGCGCGCCGTGGTGATGACAGTCGGCGGCGCGGCGGTGACGACCAACATGGTGCAGTGGGGCGCCATCGCGATCGGCGTCTACGCCACGGGCAGCTGGGTGCAATCGATCCGCCTGCGCGATCCGGTTACGGCGCGGCTGGTGATCGGCACGCCCAGCTTCATGGCGCTGGCGATCGGCGGCGGCCTGCTCAGCTTCGGCAGCTACGGGCTCAGCGCGTTCATCTTCCTCTACGGCAAGACCTATCTCGGCCTCGCCGCCGGCGACGGCTTCACCCTGGGCGCGATCGCCGCCGTGGCGGGCGGCGCGGGCACGGCGCTGGGCGGGGTGATCGCCGATGCGTGGCGCAGGCGGCATCCGGCGGGGCGGCTGCACGTGGCGATGGCGGCGGCGACCCTCTCCGGCCTGTTCTCGCTGTGGCAATATACGACGCCCGATATCGCGAGCTTCTACGTCGCGTGCTTCTGCGCCACGCTGTCGCTGACGATGTGGATCGGGCCGGTGATGGCCAGCTGCCAGGATCAGGTGCTGCCCCGGATGCGCGGCACCGCCACGGCGCTGCAATTCCTGGCGACCAACCTGATCGGCCTCGGCCTCGGCCCGTACATGATCGGGCTGGTCAGCGATGCGACGGGCGACCTGCGCTTCGCCATGCTGGCGGCGCTCGCCACCATTCCGCTGGTGGTCGGCCTGTTCTGGTTCGCCGCCCGGCGTCTGCCGGACGCGGAGGCGAGCCTGAGCGCGCGGGCCGCCGCCGCCGCCGGCGAGCCGGTCAATCGCCCCAGAAGTTGA
- the thpR gene encoding RNA 2',3'-cyclic phosphodiesterase, whose product MHRLFVALRPPAAMRARLLSLMGGMASARWQRDDQLHLTLRFVGEVDRHCGEDIAAALGAVHFPRFALSLDGFGQFERKGRIDSLWVGVTPHEEVARLQAKVTQALSRVGIAPEGRAFLPHITIARFSRAAGATAAPPRAVASETYDMTEFCLYESVLAQDGAAYMIVERYPLGQGR is encoded by the coding sequence ATGCACCGCCTCTTCGTTGCCCTCCGCCCGCCCGCCGCCATGCGCGCGCGCCTGCTGTCGCTGATGGGCGGCATGGCCTCGGCGCGCTGGCAGCGCGACGATCAGCTCCACCTCACCCTGCGCTTCGTGGGCGAGGTGGACCGGCATTGCGGCGAGGATATCGCCGCCGCGCTGGGCGCCGTCCACTTCCCGCGCTTCGCCCTGTCGCTGGACGGTTTCGGCCAGTTCGAGCGCAAGGGGCGGATCGACAGCCTGTGGGTGGGGGTGACGCCGCACGAGGAGGTCGCCCGCCTGCAGGCCAAGGTTACGCAGGCGCTGTCCCGTGTCGGCATCGCGCCGGAGGGACGCGCCTTCCTGCCGCACATCACCATCGCCCGCTTCTCGCGCGCCGCGGGCGCCACCGCCGCGCCGCCGCGCGCAGTGGCGTCGGAGACCTACGACATGACCGAGTTCTGCCTCTACGAGAGCGTGCTGGCGCAAGACGGCGCCGCCTACATGATCGTCGAACGCTATCCGCTCGGGCAGGGCCGATGA
- the rimP gene encoding ribosome maturation protein RimP — translation MADIALLTKLIEPEAQALGLALVRVAMFGGKSDPTLQVMAERPDTRQLDLSDCEALSRRISDVLDERDPIEEAYRLEVSSPGIDRPLTRRPDYEDFKGFDARIRLAVPLDGRKQFDGRLDGIEGDHVKLHAERVGEVLIPIAAIASAKLLLTDALIKATAPLSSAGADEIVEEAPTEGADRIIHEAPADGADTTTTEG, via the coding sequence ATGGCCGATATCGCGTTGCTGACGAAGCTGATCGAACCCGAGGCGCAGGCGCTCGGGCTCGCCCTCGTCCGCGTCGCGATGTTCGGCGGCAAGAGCGATCCGACCTTGCAGGTGATGGCGGAGCGGCCGGACACGCGCCAGCTCGACCTCTCGGACTGCGAGGCGCTCTCCCGCCGCATCTCGGACGTGCTGGACGAGCGCGATCCGATCGAGGAGGCGTACCGGCTGGAGGTATCTTCGCCGGGGATCGACCGGCCGCTGACGCGCCGGCCGGACTATGAGGATTTCAAGGGCTTCGACGCGCGCATCCGGCTGGCCGTGCCGCTGGACGGGCGCAAGCAGTTCGACGGCCGGCTCGACGGGATCGAGGGCGATCACGTGAAGCTGCATGCCGAGCGCGTCGGCGAGGTGCTGATCCCCATCGCCGCCATCGCCAGCGCCAAGCTGCTGCTGACCGACGCCCTCATCAAGGCGACCGCGCCCCTCTCGTCGGCGGGAGCCGACGAGATCGTCGAGGAAGCGCCGACCGAAGGCGCGGACAGGATCATCCACGAAGCGCCGGCAGACGGCGCCGATACGACGACAACGGAAGGATAG
- a CDS encoding Bax inhibitor-1/YccA family protein, with protein MANWSDPRTTAAASPSSVGARGAEVDAGLRSYMLSVYNYMASGVLLTGIVALLFAASGYAAQVMQTPLRWLIILAPLGFVMVLSFGINRLQTSTARMLFWAFAVAMGLSMSTIFLVYTGTSIAQTFFATAAAFAGLSLFGYTTKRDLSAFGTFLIMGVVGLLVAMLINIFLQSAMMQLVISGIGVLLFAGLTAYDTQKIKSLYFQVRGSDMVGKTVVMGALTLYLDFVNMFTFLLQFMGDRR; from the coding sequence ATGGCAAACTGGTCTGACCCCCGGACGACCGCTGCGGCGAGCCCGTCGTCGGTCGGAGCGCGGGGGGCCGAAGTGGATGCGGGGCTCCGGTCCTACATGCTCTCGGTCTACAACTACATGGCATCGGGCGTGCTGCTGACCGGCATCGTCGCCCTGCTGTTCGCCGCGTCCGGCTATGCCGCGCAGGTGATGCAGACGCCGCTGCGCTGGCTCATCATCCTGGCGCCGCTGGGCTTCGTGATGGTGCTGAGCTTCGGCATCAACCGCCTGCAGACCAGCACCGCGCGGATGCTGTTCTGGGCCTTCGCCGTGGCGATGGGCCTGTCGATGTCGACGATCTTCCTCGTCTACACCGGCACCTCGATCGCGCAGACCTTCTTCGCGACGGCGGCGGCCTTCGCCGGCCTCAGCCTGTTCGGCTACACCACGAAGCGGGATCTGTCGGCGTTCGGCACCTTCCTGATCATGGGCGTGGTCGGCCTGCTGGTGGCGATGCTGATCAACATCTTCCTGCAGTCGGCGATGATGCAGCTGGTGATCAGCGGCATCGGCGTGCTGCTGTTCGCGGGGCTGACCGCCTACGACACGCAGAAGATCAAGAGCCTCTACTTCCAGGTGCGCGGCTCCGACATGGTCGGCAAGACGGTGGTAATGGGCGCGCTGACGCTCTACCTCGACTTCGTCAATATGTTCACCTTCCTGCTCCAGTTCATGGGCGACCGTCGCTGA
- a CDS encoding acyltransferase family protein encodes MGRGRIVELDALRGLAALAVVLFHLTTRFDRLYGHASPPLIAVPWGHYGVQFFFGLSGFVIFMTLERTRHAADFVVSRVSRLYPAYWAAVLLTTAAVAIGPLPDLRHDAGTVLVNLTMVQGFLGLPYVDGVYWTLAIELAFYACMLGLFVARLLDRIEWVLIGWLGLKWLWWWLPDLSYAAGMLLVQDNIPFFAIGICAYRLHVGEAGIARVLPVLACALATIGWIEGAESLLVATLVAATFLGCATGRLAWLRWRPLAWLGGISYPLYLLHESIGFVLLAAMKSAAVPTDAAILIALLAALALGWAVSVAVERPALRLIRRAWRGAGAARKVEA; translated from the coding sequence ATGGGCCGGGGCAGGATCGTCGAGCTGGATGCGCTGCGCGGGCTGGCGGCGCTCGCCGTGGTGCTGTTCCATCTCACCACCCGGTTCGATCGCCTCTACGGCCATGCGTCGCCGCCGCTGATCGCGGTGCCGTGGGGCCATTACGGCGTGCAGTTCTTCTTCGGCCTCTCCGGCTTCGTGATCTTCATGACGCTGGAGCGGACCCGCCACGCAGCGGACTTCGTCGTCTCGCGCGTTTCGCGCCTCTATCCCGCCTACTGGGCGGCGGTGCTGCTGACGACGGCGGCGGTGGCGATCGGCCCGCTGCCGGATCTGCGCCACGATGCCGGCACCGTGCTGGTGAACCTCACCATGGTGCAGGGCTTTCTGGGTCTGCCCTATGTCGACGGGGTCTATTGGACCCTGGCGATCGAGCTCGCTTTCTACGCCTGCATGCTGGGCCTGTTCGTGGCGCGCCTGCTCGATCGCATCGAGTGGGTGCTGATCGGCTGGCTCGGCCTGAAATGGCTGTGGTGGTGGCTGCCCGATCTCTCCTATGCGGCCGGCATGCTGCTGGTGCAGGACAATATCCCGTTCTTCGCCATCGGCATCTGCGCCTATCGCCTGCATGTCGGCGAGGCCGGGATCGCCCGCGTGCTGCCGGTGCTCGCCTGCGCGCTGGCGACGATCGGCTGGATCGAGGGGGCGGAGAGCCTGCTGGTCGCGACGCTGGTCGCCGCGACCTTCCTCGGCTGTGCGACCGGGCGGCTGGCGTGGCTGCGCTGGCGGCCGCTGGCGTGGCTCGGCGGCATTTCGTACCCGCTCTATCTGCTGCACGAGAGTATCGGCTTCGTGCTGCTCGCGGCGATGAAGAGCGCGGCGGTGCCGACCGATGCGGCGATCCTGATCGCCCTGCTGGCGGCGCTGGCGCTCGGCTGGGCGGTGAGCGTGGCGGTGGAGCGGCCGGCGCTGCGGCTGATCCGCCGCGCGTGGCGCGGGGCGGGAGCGGCGCGCAAAGTTGAGGCGTGA
- the nusA gene encoding transcription termination factor NusA, which produces MATAISANKAELLAIADAVAREKLIDREIVIEAMEDAIQRAARARYGAENDIRAKIDTKQGDMRLWRVVEVVEEVEDYFKQVNLKDAQKLQKGAAVGDFIVDPLPNIEFGRIAAQAAKQVIFQKVRDAERERQYEEFKDRAGEIITGVVKRVEFGHVVVDLGRAEGVIRRDQQIPREVVRVGDRVRSLILRVARENRGPQIFLSRAHPDFMKKLFAQEVPEIYDGIIEIKAAARDPGSRAKIGVISHDGSIDPVGACVGMKGSRVQAVVQEMQGEKIDIIPWSPDLATFVVNALQPAQVARVVIDEEDARIEVVVPDDQLSLAIGRRGQNVRLASQLTGSAIDILTEADASEKRQKEFVTNSELFQNELDVDETLSQLLVAEGFGSLEEVAYVEVDEIASIEGFDEELAAELQSRAQEALDRREAANRESRQALGVEDALIDMPYLTEAMLVTLGKAGVKTLDDLGDLATDELVLKKRVEPRRRVESNRAEDKPGILAEYGLTNDQGNEIILAARKAAGWFGDEDDAAAGEAEA; this is translated from the coding sequence ATGGCCACCGCCATTTCCGCCAACAAGGCCGAGCTGCTCGCCATCGCCGACGCCGTCGCGCGCGAGAAGCTGATCGATCGCGAGATCGTGATCGAGGCGATGGAGGATGCGATCCAGCGCGCCGCGCGCGCCCGCTACGGCGCCGAGAACGACATCCGCGCCAAGATCGACACCAAGCAGGGCGACATGCGGCTGTGGCGCGTGGTGGAGGTCGTCGAGGAGGTCGAGGACTATTTCAAGCAGGTGAACCTGAAGGACGCGCAGAAGCTGCAGAAGGGCGCCGCCGTCGGCGACTTCATCGTCGATCCGCTGCCGAACATCGAGTTCGGCCGCATCGCCGCGCAGGCCGCCAAGCAGGTGATCTTCCAGAAGGTGCGCGATGCCGAGCGCGAGCGGCAGTATGAGGAGTTCAAGGATCGCGCCGGCGAGATCATCACCGGCGTGGTGAAGCGGGTGGAGTTCGGCCACGTCGTCGTCGATCTCGGTCGCGCCGAGGGCGTCATCCGACGCGACCAGCAGATCCCGCGCGAGGTGGTGCGCGTGGGCGATCGCGTCCGCTCGCTGATCCTGCGCGTGGCGCGGGAGAATCGCGGGCCGCAGATCTTCCTCAGCCGCGCGCACCCCGATTTCATGAAGAAGCTGTTCGCGCAGGAAGTGCCCGAGATCTACGACGGCATCATCGAGATCAAGGCGGCCGCGCGCGATCCCGGCAGCCGCGCCAAGATCGGCGTCATCAGCCACGACGGCTCGATCGATCCGGTCGGTGCGTGCGTGGGCATGAAGGGCAGCCGCGTGCAGGCGGTGGTGCAGGAGATGCAGGGCGAGAAGATCGACATCATCCCCTGGTCGCCCGATCTCGCCACCTTCGTCGTCAACGCGCTGCAGCCGGCGCAGGTCGCCCGCGTGGTGATCGACGAGGAGGATGCGCGCATCGAGGTGGTGGTGCCCGACGACCAGCTCAGCCTCGCGATCGGCCGTCGCGGCCAGAACGTGCGCCTGGCCAGCCAGCTGACCGGATCGGCCATCGACATCCTGACCGAGGCGGATGCCAGCGAGAAGCGGCAGAAGGAGTTCGTGACGAACAGCGAGCTGTTCCAGAACGAGCTGGACGTCGACGAGACGCTTTCCCAGCTGCTGGTGGCCGAGGGCTTCGGCAGCCTGGAGGAGGTCGCCTACGTCGAGGTCGACGAGATCGCCTCGATCGAGGGCTTCGACGAGGAGCTTGCGGCCGAGCTGCAGAGCCGCGCGCAGGAGGCGCTCGACCGGCGCGAGGCCGCCAACCGCGAGTCCCGCCAGGCGCTGGGCGTCGAGGACGCGCTGATCGACATGCCCTATCTCACCGAGGCGATGCTGGTGACGCTGGGCAAGGCCGGCGTGAAGACGCTCGACGATCTCGGCGATCTCGCCACCGACGAGCTGGTGCTGAAGAAGCGGGTGGAGCCGCGCCGCCGGGTGGAGAGCAACCGCGCCGAGGACAAGCCCGGCATCCTCGCCGAATATGGCCTGACCAACGATCAGGGCAACGAGATCATCCTGGCCGCGCGCAAGGCGGCCGGCTGGTTCGGCGACGAGGACGATGCCGCCGCCGGGGAGGCCGAGGCCTGA
- a CDS encoding VOC family protein, whose translation MPIASLDHVNIRNARPEASVAFFRDVLDMSVQPAPGTTDLSRGGWVMVGDRAVVHIGHADTVYPSDARVPFDPGEGHGPVHHVAFTCEGHAETKVRLAEHGIAIDENVVAAAGLRQIFLRDPGGVLIELNFWGD comes from the coding sequence ATGCCGATCGCCAGCCTGGATCATGTCAACATCCGCAACGCGCGGCCGGAGGCCAGCGTCGCCTTCTTCCGCGACGTGCTGGACATGTCGGTGCAGCCGGCCCCCGGCACCACGGATCTGTCGCGCGGCGGCTGGGTGATGGTGGGCGATCGCGCCGTCGTCCATATCGGCCATGCCGACACCGTCTATCCCAGCGACGCGCGCGTGCCCTTCGATCCCGGCGAGGGCCACGGCCCGGTCCACCACGTCGCCTTCACCTGCGAGGGCCATGCCGAGACGAAGGTGCGATTGGCCGAGCACGGGATCGCCATCGACGAGAATGTCGTCGCGGCGGCGGGGCTGCGGCAGATATTCCTGCGCGACCCCGGCGGCGTGCTGATCGAGCTCAACTTCTGGGGCGATTGA
- a CDS encoding cytochrome P450 has protein sequence MPQALAAPPSHVPPERIVDFDVYAPDGATESFHAAWKRLQDPGVPDIVWTPRNGGHWMATRGRIINALFADHEHFSNRVIVVPKEIGELHKMIPTTIDPPEHRPYRNLLNAGMAPKAIMRMEPTIQRLAAELTEAVRPLGACNFTTAYAERFPIEIFMTLVGLPIEDAPMMKRWSDAIVRPTPELGFEQATRNFEGYFGEFVDRRAAAPGDDMLSQMIVGEVAGRPMTKHESVQLCSQILIAGLDTVVNFLGFAMLFLARNPDQRRALVADPALIPRATDELFRRFPLVAISREVRDDIDYEGVALKRGDMITLPTQLHGMDEQENDDPLAVDFQRKRSRHSTFGNGPHRCPGAHLARTEVMATLTAWLTRIPEFEVEPGAVVTQRSGIVGCVDALPLVWDVATTRAIAPA, from the coding sequence ATGCCGCAAGCGCTCGCCGCCCCGCCATCGCACGTGCCGCCCGAGCGGATCGTCGATTTCGACGTCTACGCCCCCGACGGCGCCACCGAGAGCTTCCACGCCGCGTGGAAGCGGCTGCAGGATCCGGGCGTGCCCGACATCGTCTGGACGCCGCGCAACGGCGGCCACTGGATGGCCACGCGCGGGCGCATCATCAACGCGCTGTTCGCCGACCACGAGCATTTCTCCAACCGCGTGATCGTGGTGCCCAAGGAGATCGGCGAACTCCACAAGATGATCCCGACCACGATCGACCCGCCCGAGCATCGCCCCTACCGCAACCTGCTGAACGCCGGCATGGCGCCCAAGGCGATCATGCGGATGGAGCCGACGATCCAGCGGCTGGCGGCCGAACTGACGGAGGCGGTGCGCCCGCTCGGCGCATGCAACTTCACGACCGCCTACGCCGAGCGCTTTCCGATCGAGATCTTCATGACCCTCGTCGGCCTGCCGATCGAGGATGCGCCGATGATGAAGCGCTGGTCCGATGCGATCGTGCGGCCGACGCCGGAGCTCGGCTTCGAGCAGGCGACGCGCAATTTCGAGGGCTATTTCGGCGAGTTCGTCGATCGCCGGGCGGCGGCGCCGGGGGACGACATGCTCAGCCAGATGATCGTGGGCGAGGTGGCCGGGCGGCCGATGACGAAGCACGAATCGGTGCAGCTCTGCTCGCAGATCCTGATCGCGGGGCTGGATACGGTCGTGAACTTCCTCGGCTTCGCCATGCTGTTCCTCGCCCGCAATCCTGACCAGCGGCGGGCGCTGGTGGCCGATCCCGCGCTGATCCCCCGCGCCACCGACGAGCTGTTCCGCCGTTTCCCGCTGGTCGCGATCAGCCGCGAGGTGCGCGACGATATCGATTATGAGGGCGTGGCGCTGAAGCGTGGCGACATGATCACCCTGCCGACCCAGCTGCACGGCATGGACGAGCAGGAGAATGACGATCCGCTGGCGGTGGACTTCCAGCGCAAGCGGAGCCGCCACTCCACCTTCGGCAACGGCCCGCACCGCTGCCCCGGCGCGCATCTGGCACGGACCGAGGTGATGGCGACGCTGACGGCGTGGCTCACCCGCATCCCCGAGTTCGAGGTGGAGCCCGGCGCCGTCGTCACCCAGCGCAGCGGCATCGTCGGCTGCGTCGATGCGCTGCCGCTGGTGTGGGATGTCGCGACGACGCGGGCGATCGCGCCGGCCTGA
- a CDS encoding PQQ-dependent sugar dehydrogenase produces the protein MRLAPAILASAVVLVGCGSRGEAELAARQAPITGAQRAAPKPFVATPVATFAAPWAMTFLPDGRMLVTEKAGTLRLVSANGKAAIAVSGVPAVDSAGQGGLMDVVLHPQFARNRLVYLSFSEAGGGGKGVALLRGTLAEAGGRAALADAKVIFRAHPKVEGDGHYSGRIGFSPDGRYLFFTNGERQQFTPAQDPKATLGKVLRLNDDGTPAAGNPLAAKGFDPAVWSYGHRNLLGIAFDAQGRLWEQEMGPKGGDELNLILPGRNYGYPIVSNGNHYDGRDIPDHPTRPEFEAPKVSWNPVISPAGLMFYSGALFPAWRGSAFIGGLSSKSLVRIAFSGDTAREAERFDMGARIREVEQGPDGALYVLEDGESGGRLLKLTPKG, from the coding sequence ATGCGCCTCGCCCCCGCCATCCTCGCCAGCGCCGTCGTCCTGGTCGGCTGCGGCAGCCGCGGCGAGGCGGAGTTGGCCGCGCGGCAGGCGCCGATCACCGGCGCGCAGCGCGCCGCGCCCAAGCCGTTCGTGGCGACGCCGGTGGCGACGTTCGCGGCGCCGTGGGCGATGACCTTCCTGCCGGACGGGCGGATGCTGGTGACGGAGAAGGCCGGCACGCTGAGGCTCGTCTCCGCGAACGGGAAGGCGGCCATCGCCGTGTCTGGCGTGCCGGCGGTGGACAGCGCCGGTCAGGGCGGGCTGATGGATGTCGTCCTCCACCCGCAGTTCGCGCGCAACCGGCTCGTCTATCTCAGCTTCTCGGAGGCGGGCGGCGGCGGCAAGGGCGTGGCGTTGCTACGCGGTACGCTGGCCGAGGCGGGCGGGCGGGCCGCGCTGGCCGATGCAAAGGTGATCTTCCGCGCGCATCCGAAGGTGGAGGGCGACGGCCATTATTCCGGCCGCATCGGGTTCTCGCCGGATGGTCGATACCTGTTCTTCACCAATGGCGAGCGGCAGCAGTTCACGCCCGCGCAGGATCCGAAGGCCACGCTCGGCAAGGTGCTGCGCCTGAACGACGACGGCACGCCCGCCGCCGGCAATCCGCTGGCGGCCAAGGGCTTCGACCCCGCCGTGTGGAGCTATGGCCACCGCAATCTGCTCGGCATCGCCTTCGATGCGCAGGGGCGGCTGTGGGAGCAGGAGATGGGGCCGAAGGGCGGCGACGAGCTGAACCTGATCCTGCCCGGCCGCAACTACGGCTATCCGATCGTCTCCAACGGCAACCATTATGACGGCCGCGACATCCCCGATCATCCGACCCGCCCGGAGTTCGAGGCGCCGAAGGTCAGCTGGAACCCGGTGATCTCGCCGGCCGGGCTGATGTTCTACTCGGGCGCGCTGTTCCCGGCGTGGCGGGGCAGCGCGTTCATCGGTGGCCTCTCCAGCAAGTCCCTCGTCCGCATCGCCTTCAGCGGCGACACCGCCCGCGAGGCCGAGCGCTTCGACATGGGCGCGCGCATCCGCGAGGTGGAGCAGGGGCCGGACGGCGCGCTCTACGTGCTGGAGGACGGCGAGAGCGGCGGCCGCCTGCTGAAGCTGACGCCGAAGGGCTGA
- a CDS encoding dienelactone hydrolase family protein: MATKGVLPVVIVIHENRGLNDHIRDVARRVALAGFVAVAPDFLSSAGGTPADEDAARAMIGALDPAATTADAVATLRWLASDRPGPGTAGGGRVGAIGFCWGGALVNRLAVAAGPLLAAGVPYYGPAPDPAEAMKVKAAMLLHYAGLDDRVNATGLPWAAALKAAHVPVEAYVYAGVNHAFNNDSSAQRYDPAAARLAWDRTIAFLHARLA, from the coding sequence GTGGCGACGAAGGGCGTACTGCCGGTGGTCATCGTGATCCACGAGAATCGCGGGCTGAACGACCATATCAGGGATGTGGCACGGCGGGTGGCGCTCGCCGGCTTCGTGGCGGTGGCGCCCGATTTCCTCAGCTCCGCCGGCGGCACCCCGGCGGACGAGGATGCGGCCCGCGCGATGATCGGCGCGCTGGATCCCGCCGCCACCACGGCCGATGCGGTGGCGACCTTGCGCTGGCTCGCGTCTGATCGGCCCGGCCCCGGTACGGCAGGCGGCGGCAGGGTGGGCGCGATCGGCTTCTGCTGGGGCGGCGCGCTCGTCAACCGGCTGGCGGTGGCGGCCGGCCCGCTCCTCGCCGCCGGGGTGCCCTATTACGGGCCGGCGCCCGATCCTGCCGAGGCGATGAAGGTGAAGGCGGCGATGCTGCTCCACTATGCCGGGCTGGACGATCGCGTGAACGCCACTGGCCTGCCGTGGGCGGCGGCGCTGAAGGCGGCGCACGTGCCGGTGGAGGCCTACGTCTATGCGGGCGTCAACCACGCGTTCAACAATGACAGCTCTGCCCAGCGCTACGATCCGGCCGCGGCCAGGCTCGCCTGGGACCGGACGATCGCCTTCCTGCACGCGAGGCTTGCCTGA
- a CDS encoding glutathione S-transferase family protein, which translates to MADTLTLYTNPMSRGRIARWMLEEVGQPYEVVNLDFTGSMKTADYLAINPMGKVPAIRHGDTVVTEVAAICAYLADAFPDANLAPPPGDAARGPYYRWLFFGAGPLEAAVIDKSLGVTIPEDKKAMVGYRDFATMIDTVEKAVSGDGWLAGDRFSAADLYIGAHLMWGTMFGSIEKRPAFEAFIARLAERPAHQRATALDDAAMPKQDG; encoded by the coding sequence ATGGCAGACACACTGACGCTCTACACCAACCCGATGTCGCGCGGGCGGATCGCGCGATGGATGCTGGAGGAGGTGGGCCAGCCCTATGAGGTGGTGAACCTCGATTTTACCGGCAGCATGAAGACGGCCGACTATCTGGCGATCAACCCGATGGGGAAGGTGCCGGCGATCCGCCACGGCGACACGGTGGTGACGGAGGTGGCGGCGATCTGCGCCTATCTGGCCGACGCCTTTCCGGATGCGAACCTGGCCCCGCCGCCCGGCGACGCCGCACGTGGGCCCTATTATCGCTGGCTGTTCTTCGGCGCGGGGCCGCTTGAGGCGGCCGTGATCGACAAGTCGCTGGGCGTGACGATCCCGGAGGATAAGAAGGCGATGGTCGGCTATCGCGATTTCGCGACCATGATCGACACGGTGGAAAAGGCCGTTTCGGGCGACGGATGGCTCGCGGGCGACCGCTTCTCGGCGGCGGACCTCTACATCGGCGCGCATCTGATGTGGGGCACGATGTTCGGATCGATCGAGAAACGCCCCGCCTTCGAGGCGTTCATCGCCCGGCTGGCCGAGCGCCCGGCGCATCAGCGGGCGACCGCGCTGGACGATGCGGCGATGCCGAAGCAGGACGGCTGA